The Legionella sp. PATHC032 genome has a window encoding:
- a CDS encoding flavohemoglobin expression-modulating QEGLA motif protein yields the protein MSPSESGELSIIQELSQRIVEAQRQIRILDSIKWDESVKQEFFKFKGKKLPSIDKAYYDGKPLPFKVKDKQEEFRIILRDAQNQLGQYSTVTRLIRRQCEEYSRAAQMLSLRGTPSFSEMAMELYGSPDDVFYVGGPRMCEMGSLLFDVLKSLQVQLQSQADVKRYTPIQAQEILQERLGKFFDKHPGRVSVMVSDDMIADASAGADSIKLSQNAMFSDRDLRYLEVHEGWVHVGTTLNGALQPNCFFLSKGSPSSSVIQEGLAVITEVVTFSSYPGRMLKITNRVIALDKVTQGADFIDIYRYFLECGLSEEDSYNQSVRIFRGSTPTGGPFTKDLSYAKGFVLIYNYIRFAIGQKRVDTIPLLFTGKLVLDDLPLLGELKEREILTDPVYLPPPFQDLAALSAWMSFSLYLNQFDLNEIQKNFRFLLV from the coding sequence ATGTCGCCATCAGAATCAGGAGAGTTGTCAATAATACAGGAGTTGTCTCAGCGTATCGTGGAGGCGCAGCGTCAAATCAGGATTCTTGATAGCATCAAATGGGATGAATCAGTAAAGCAGGAATTTTTTAAGTTTAAGGGAAAAAAACTTCCTTCTATTGATAAGGCTTATTATGACGGTAAACCACTGCCTTTTAAAGTAAAAGACAAGCAGGAAGAATTTCGTATCATTTTGCGTGATGCGCAAAATCAATTAGGGCAATATTCCACCGTAACCCGCTTAATCAGGCGTCAATGTGAAGAGTATAGTCGAGCTGCCCAGATGTTATCCTTGCGAGGTACTCCCTCATTTAGTGAAATGGCCATGGAATTGTATGGTAGCCCGGACGATGTGTTTTATGTGGGTGGACCGCGTATGTGTGAAATGGGTTCCCTGCTGTTTGATGTATTAAAGAGTCTCCAGGTTCAATTGCAATCTCAGGCTGATGTCAAGCGTTACACTCCGATACAGGCTCAGGAAATTTTGCAGGAACGATTAGGGAAGTTTTTTGACAAGCATCCTGGTCGAGTCAGTGTTATGGTCAGCGATGATATGATTGCTGACGCTTCTGCTGGTGCTGATAGCATCAAATTAAGTCAGAATGCTATGTTTAGCGATAGGGATTTGCGCTATTTGGAAGTTCATGAGGGCTGGGTTCATGTGGGAACGACTCTCAATGGAGCCTTGCAACCGAATTGCTTTTTCCTGTCTAAAGGCTCTCCTTCCAGCAGCGTGATTCAGGAGGGCTTGGCAGTCATTACTGAAGTCGTGACATTCTCTTCTTATCCTGGTCGGATGCTGAAAATTACCAACCGCGTAATTGCCCTGGATAAAGTGACTCAGGGAGCTGATTTTATTGATATTTATCGCTACTTCCTCGAATGCGGATTATCAGAGGAAGACAGCTATAATCAATCAGTACGCATCTTTAGAGGCAGCACACCAACAGGTGGCCCATTTACCAAGGACTTATCCTATGCCAAGGGATTTGTATTAATTTACAATTACATACGCTTTGCAATAGGTCAAAAAAGAGTCGACACAATACCCTTATTGTTTACCGGCAAGCTGGTTTTGGATGATTTACCTTTGTTAGGTGAATTAAAAGAACGCGAGATTTTAACGGATCCAGTGTATCTTCCTCCTCCTTTCCAGGATTTGGCTGCTTTAAGTGCGTGGATGAGTTTCTCTCTGTATTTGAACCAGTTTGACTTAAATGAAATTCAAAAAAACTTTCGATTTTTGTTGGTTTAA
- the dapA gene encoding 4-hydroxy-tetrahydrodipicolinate synthase, producing the protein MFSGSIVALVTPMRNDSVDVHHLRELVEFHIAKGTHALVAAGTTGEAGTLSHSEKLLVIKTVVEQAKERVPVIAGTAMNATKDCIELTQQAMEYGAHAALIMTPAYIKPTQEGLYLHYSHIAQSVAIPIILYNVPGRTACDMLPETVARLAKISNIIGIKEATGQMTRLQQILRLCEGSIDVYSGDDLTAAQWLLAGAKGVISVTANVAAKLMAKMCDLAMDDDQAGCLRIQEQLMPLHELLFVESNPIPVKWAMKKMGLIGGELRLPMTELSEKHHQALEKVLKNLELI; encoded by the coding sequence ATGTTCAGTGGAAGTATAGTAGCCTTGGTAACCCCCATGCGAAATGATAGTGTCGATGTTCATCATTTGCGAGAACTGGTTGAGTTTCACATAGCCAAGGGAACTCATGCCTTGGTTGCAGCTGGTACAACTGGTGAGGCTGGCACCTTATCACATAGTGAAAAACTTCTGGTCATCAAAACAGTCGTTGAACAAGCAAAAGAAAGAGTGCCTGTTATTGCAGGTACTGCTATGAATGCGACCAAGGATTGTATTGAACTGACCCAACAAGCCATGGAATATGGGGCGCATGCTGCTTTAATCATGACGCCAGCCTATATCAAGCCTACTCAAGAGGGATTGTATTTGCATTACAGCCATATTGCCCAATCTGTAGCTATTCCGATTATTTTATATAATGTTCCAGGGAGAACAGCATGCGATATGTTGCCTGAAACGGTAGCAAGACTGGCTAAAATTTCGAATATAATAGGAATAAAGGAAGCAACCGGACAGATGACTCGTTTACAGCAAATTTTGCGGTTGTGTGAAGGAAGTATTGATGTTTATAGTGGTGATGATTTGACAGCTGCTCAATGGTTGTTGGCCGGGGCTAAAGGCGTTATTTCGGTGACGGCTAATGTTGCTGCTAAATTGATGGCAAAAATGTGTGATTTGGCAATGGATGATGATCAAGCAGGATGTTTGCGCATTCAGGAGCAATTAATGCCTTTACATGAGCTTTTGTTCGTGGAGTCGAATCCAATCCCAGTGAAGTGGGCCATGAAAAAAATGGGATTGATTGGAGGAGAGTTAAGATTACCTATGACCGAGTTGTCTGAAAAGCATCATCAGGCTTTGGAAAAGGTGTTGAAGAATTTAGAGTTGATATAA
- a CDS encoding glycine zipper domain-containing protein — MKKIIPTLFFIGISTTMMVGCTNTQVGTAVGAAAGAGIGYGVSGGSALGTAIGAGAGALVGGSIGQEQDRREYYYYSGYPYYYY, encoded by the coding sequence ATGAAAAAGATTATACCAACGTTGTTTTTCATAGGGATATCAACCACTATGATGGTAGGTTGCACGAATACTCAAGTTGGAACAGCAGTTGGAGCAGCTGCGGGCGCTGGTATTGGCTATGGAGTTTCTGGAGGATCAGCGTTAGGAACTGCAATTGGCGCAGGAGCTGGTGCATTAGTAGGAGGGTCCATAGGTCAAGAGCAAGACAGACGTGAGTATTATTACTACAGTGGCTACCCCTATTATTACTACTAA
- a CDS encoding 3-hydroxybutyrate dehydrogenase: MKLKNKVAIVTGAASGIGKEIALVYAREGAKVAIADLNLDQASHVAEEIKSSGGQAMAVAMNVTDEAQVNQGVDKVADHFGGVDVLVSNAGIQIIESVDKLAFSDWKRMLAIHLDGAFLTTKACLKYMYASGNGGSIIYMGSVHSKEASVLKAPYVTAKHGLLGLCKVVAKEGGSHKVRANVICPGFVRTPLVDKQIPEQAKELGISEEDVIKKVMLKETVDGEFTTTDDVAQTALFFASFESNALTGQSLVVSHGWFME, encoded by the coding sequence ATGAAACTGAAGAATAAAGTCGCTATTGTCACAGGAGCTGCAAGTGGAATTGGTAAAGAAATTGCGCTTGTTTATGCTAGAGAAGGGGCAAAGGTAGCAATCGCTGATCTGAATCTTGATCAGGCAAGTCATGTAGCAGAGGAAATCAAATCATCAGGCGGACAAGCAATGGCCGTTGCCATGAATGTAACCGATGAAGCACAAGTCAATCAAGGCGTGGATAAAGTAGCCGACCACTTTGGAGGAGTTGATGTTTTAGTCAGCAATGCCGGTATTCAAATCATCGAGTCAGTAGATAAACTAGCCTTTTCAGACTGGAAAAGAATGCTCGCCATTCATTTGGATGGTGCCTTTTTAACCACTAAAGCTTGCTTAAAATACATGTATGCCTCAGGCAATGGCGGCAGTATCATTTATATGGGCTCTGTCCATTCCAAAGAAGCCTCTGTACTCAAAGCACCTTATGTGACTGCCAAACATGGTCTGTTGGGCTTATGCAAAGTAGTTGCCAAAGAAGGAGGCTCTCACAAAGTAAGAGCCAATGTCATTTGCCCTGGATTTGTACGCACCCCTCTCGTTGACAAACAAATTCCAGAGCAAGCAAAAGAATTAGGCATCAGTGAAGAAGACGTTATCAAGAAAGTGATGCTAAAAGAAACAGTTGACGGGGAATTCACCACCACAGACGATGTAGCACAAACTGCTTTATTTTTTGCATCTTTCGAATCGAATGCGCTTACAGGACAATCATTGGTGGTCAGTCATGGTTGGTTCATGGAGTAA
- a CDS encoding patatin-like phospholipase family protein: MTRTKKSAKQVAYPHIACSFQGGGALGAYQAGVLHALNEAGYHPHWYVGTSIGAINAAIAAGNPDNERIEKMVQFWESIATSSAVNESALLDDQISRKIQHLIAAHSALLLGQPGFFVPRFPSPDFGWHNSPDLLSYYDTSPLHNSLEKFIDFDRLNNNKLTRISVGAVEVSSGMMTYFDSYKQKIGPEHIMASGALPPGFPAVKVDGKYYWDGGISSNSPVNYILNHNNQKQLLCFMIHLFDSFGMVPTSMDEVLKRKKDIEFSSRFIKLINLHKEIHDLRNTIHILSNHIPPEEKSKPEIRECIKKGHPSSISLVRFLYEHDETELSSKDYEFSKKSIHERIQKGYDDGKKAIKKSPWNQSVPMTEGIALYDMSAKDTMKKYQD, from the coding sequence ATGACTAGAACTAAAAAGTCTGCAAAACAGGTTGCGTATCCCCATATTGCATGCAGCTTTCAGGGAGGAGGCGCTTTGGGCGCTTATCAAGCTGGAGTATTGCATGCTTTAAATGAAGCAGGATACCACCCGCATTGGTACGTGGGAACCTCAATCGGAGCAATTAACGCTGCCATTGCTGCAGGTAACCCTGATAACGAGCGGATAGAAAAAATGGTTCAATTTTGGGAATCGATCGCTACCTCGTCCGCAGTCAATGAATCAGCCCTCCTCGATGATCAGATAAGTCGGAAAATTCAACACTTAATTGCTGCTCATTCGGCTTTACTCTTGGGGCAGCCCGGTTTTTTTGTACCTCGTTTCCCTTCTCCTGACTTTGGTTGGCATAACAGCCCTGATTTATTAAGTTATTATGATACTTCTCCTTTACATAACAGTTTGGAAAAATTTATCGATTTTGATCGGCTGAATAACAATAAGTTAACCCGAATCAGTGTAGGCGCCGTTGAAGTAAGCAGCGGCATGATGACTTATTTTGATTCTTATAAACAAAAAATTGGACCTGAACACATTATGGCAAGCGGCGCGCTTCCTCCAGGCTTCCCGGCAGTTAAAGTCGATGGTAAATATTATTGGGATGGTGGCATATCAAGTAATTCACCAGTCAATTATATCCTAAACCATAACAATCAAAAACAGCTGCTTTGTTTTATGATTCATTTGTTTGATTCTTTTGGTATGGTTCCCACCTCAATGGATGAAGTACTAAAACGCAAAAAGGACATTGAGTTTTCCAGTCGGTTTATAAAATTAATCAACCTGCACAAGGAAATTCATGATTTAAGAAACACAATTCACATTTTATCAAACCATATTCCTCCTGAGGAAAAGTCAAAACCTGAAATAAGGGAGTGTATTAAAAAGGGACACCCTTCCTCTATTTCACTGGTTCGATTTTTATATGAACACGATGAAACGGAATTGTCTTCAAAAGATTACGAATTCTCCAAAAAATCTATTCATGAACGCATTCAAAAAGGTTATGATGATGGTAAAAAAGCGATCAAAAAATCGCCTTGGAATCAATCAGTCCCAATGACTGAGGGTATAGCACTGTATGACATGTCTGCCAAAGACACTATGAAAAAATATCAGGACTAA
- the motA gene encoding flagellar motor stator protein MotA has translation MLIIVGYIVILLCVFGGFSLTGGHLAAIFQPVELLIIGGAAIGSFIVGNNITVLKSVLKALPATFRGQKSAKQASSDLLSLLYHLLSKARQQGLMSLENDIDEPDKSPIFTSYPNLMSKHHLIEFICDYLRLIITSNMQPFQLESLMDMEIESHHEEEMIPANAITKLADAMPAFGIVAAVLGVVHTMESISLPPSELGVLIAHALVGTFLGILIGYGFVGPIATAMEQNANQNQLMLQCIKVTILASLHNNPPIIATEFGRKVLFTSQRPSFNQLNDEIKNAKTAQTTTQSSETTEATSS, from the coding sequence ATGTTAATTATAGTAGGTTATATTGTAATACTACTCTGTGTATTTGGTGGATTCAGCCTGACAGGCGGACATCTCGCTGCTATCTTTCAACCCGTTGAATTATTGATCATTGGAGGAGCTGCTATAGGTTCCTTTATCGTTGGTAATAATATTACTGTTTTAAAATCTGTTCTAAAAGCCCTGCCTGCTACATTTCGTGGCCAAAAATCGGCAAAACAAGCATCCAGTGATTTGTTAAGTCTTCTATACCATTTACTCAGTAAAGCACGGCAACAAGGGTTAATGTCACTGGAAAATGACATTGACGAGCCGGATAAAAGCCCAATTTTTACCAGTTATCCCAATTTAATGAGTAAACACCATTTAATAGAATTTATTTGTGATTACCTGAGATTGATTATTACTTCCAACATGCAGCCTTTTCAATTGGAAAGCTTGATGGATATGGAAATTGAATCTCACCATGAAGAAGAAATGATCCCGGCCAATGCCATTACCAAGCTGGCTGATGCCATGCCTGCTTTTGGTATCGTTGCAGCAGTATTAGGTGTTGTCCATACCATGGAATCCATCAGTTTACCTCCCTCTGAATTGGGTGTTTTAATCGCCCACGCCTTAGTGGGAACCTTTTTAGGTATTTTAATTGGTTATGGTTTTGTTGGGCCTATCGCTACCGCCATGGAACAAAATGCCAATCAAAATCAATTGATGCTGCAATGTATAAAAGTTACTATCCTGGCAAGTTTGCACAATAATCCGCCTATTATTGCTACTGAATTTGGGCGTAAAGTATTATTTACGTCGCAAAGGCCTTCATTTAATCAGTTAAATGATGAAATAAAAAATGCCAAAACCGCTCAGACAACAACTCAGAGCTCCGAAACAACAGAAGCTACGTCCAGTTAG
- the motB gene encoding flagellar motor protein MotB: MSEINDISEPINDDIEKKDKREKKDKTTHYAPIIRKIKKNDHKHHGGSWKIAFADFVTAMMAFFLLMWLVASLNKAQKAGIAEYFKQPMKVALFGGESMGNRKATIKGGGPNIEDTDGQVSATNKPLINESIAKDKEIVESQANEIKKLEELKSEINLSMEKDPSLAGLKKQLLMDVVSDGLRIQLIDNQKKPMFDVGSDKINPEIEPILANIAKLLNSVPNKITIQGHTDANPYHNPEELEYTNWELSAQRANAARRALIKAGMDENKVMTVTGYSSTVLLDKTNPYNPENRRISIIVMKKGAENKIKVNK; the protein is encoded by the coding sequence ATGAGCGAAATAAACGATATCAGCGAGCCGATCAACGACGATATAGAAAAAAAAGACAAGCGGGAAAAAAAAGACAAAACCACTCACTATGCCCCTATCATCCGAAAAATAAAAAAAAATGATCATAAGCATCATGGTGGTTCATGGAAAATTGCCTTTGCTGACTTTGTAACAGCCATGATGGCCTTCTTTCTGCTCATGTGGTTGGTTGCTTCATTAAACAAAGCCCAAAAAGCGGGCATTGCTGAATATTTTAAACAACCAATGAAAGTGGCATTATTTGGCGGAGAAAGTATGGGGAATAGAAAAGCAACGATCAAAGGAGGAGGCCCGAACATTGAAGACACAGATGGTCAGGTTTCTGCCACCAATAAACCTTTAATCAATGAGAGCATAGCTAAAGATAAAGAAATTGTTGAATCTCAAGCTAATGAAATAAAAAAACTTGAAGAGTTGAAATCAGAGATCAATTTAAGTATGGAAAAAGATCCATCGCTTGCTGGTCTAAAAAAACAACTCCTGATGGATGTTGTTTCCGATGGCTTGCGTATTCAACTGATAGACAATCAGAAAAAACCGATGTTTGATGTGGGTTCCGATAAAATAAATCCTGAAATTGAACCCATACTGGCTAATATCGCAAAACTACTCAATTCCGTGCCTAATAAAATCACCATTCAAGGTCATACCGATGCCAATCCTTATCATAATCCTGAAGAATTGGAATACACCAATTGGGAGTTATCTGCGCAAAGAGCGAATGCAGCAAGACGTGCGTTGATAAAAGCTGGAATGGATGAAAATAAAGTCATGACGGTTACAGGTTATTCTTCCACTGTTCTTCTCGATAAAACAAACCCCTACAATCCTGAAAATCGGCGTATTAGCATCATTGTCATGAAAAAAGGGGCAGAAAACAAAATCAAGGTCAATAAATAA